The Girardinichthys multiradiatus isolate DD_20200921_A chromosome Y, DD_fGirMul_XY1, whole genome shotgun sequence genome has a window encoding:
- the LOC124864495 gene encoding guanine nucleotide-binding protein subunit gamma 4-like isoform X2: MQVLPIWGLAIPLPAVMMITVSLYMVVLGVGLWIRYCLKDYCSLGCGSCCPNISVCEQCFRLAVMCDCRLPGVSSFLPDSCSSPSCVNMDCACTCQPPECDSCNCLCFEIRIK, translated from the exons ATGCAG GTTCTGCCAATCTGGGGGCTCGCCATCCCTCTCCCAGCTGTGATGATGATCACGGTCAGTCTTTACATGGTGGTCCTGGGGGTCGGGCTGTGGATTCGATACTGCCTCAAG GACTATTGTTCCCTTGGATGTGGCAGCTGCTGTCCAAACATCTCTGTGTGTGAGCAGTGCTTCAGACTGGCTGTAATGTGTGATTGCCGTCTGCCAGGCGTCAGCTCCTTCCTGCCTGATTCCTGCTCCTCACCTTCT TGCGTCAACATGGACTGTGCCTGCACCTGTCAGCCTCCTGAGTGCGACTCCTGCAACTGCCTCTGCTTTGAGATCCGGATCAAGTAG
- the LOC124864495 gene encoding uncharacterized protein LOC124864495 isoform X1, translating into MQVLPIWGLAIPLPAVMMITVSLYMVVLGVGLWIRYCLKDYCSLGCGSCCPNISVCEQCFRLAVMCDCRLPGVSSFLPDSCSSPSVGCSSDPVSREECLKPRVRQHGLCLHLSAS; encoded by the exons ATGCAG GTTCTGCCAATCTGGGGGCTCGCCATCCCTCTCCCAGCTGTGATGATGATCACGGTCAGTCTTTACATGGTGGTCCTGGGGGTCGGGCTGTGGATTCGATACTGCCTCAAG GACTATTGTTCCCTTGGATGTGGCAGCTGCTGTCCAAACATCTCTGTGTGTGAGCAGTGCTTCAGACTGGCTGTAATGTGTGATTGCCGTCTGCCAGGCGTCAGCTCCTTCCTGCCTGATTCCTGCTCCTCACCTTCT gTGGGCTGCAGTTCTGATCCTGTCAGCCGTGAGGAGTGTTTAAAACCCAGAG TGCGTCAACATGGACTGTGCCTGCACCTGTCAGCCTCCTGA